One Gloeobacter morelensis MG652769 DNA window includes the following coding sequences:
- a CDS encoding NUDIX domain-containing protein → MSIERLDRQPVHSGSRLRLFRDRVRLANGLVRTWDILEQPPVAVILPYQSGPDGGRVLMVRQYRYAIGQDLLEFPAGIVEAGEDPAHAARRELAEETGLEAARWVTLPPVFRMPGNSNERTHFYLAAELSPASGYGIDPEEEIALEWLAVEEFESRVLSGRIEDGKSLILWLLAQPYLQR, encoded by the coding sequence ATGAGCATCGAACGCCTCGATCGCCAACCGGTCCACAGCGGCAGCCGGCTGCGTCTATTTCGCGACCGCGTGCGCCTGGCCAACGGCCTGGTGCGCACCTGGGACATCCTTGAGCAGCCGCCGGTGGCGGTGATCTTGCCGTATCAGAGCGGACCGGACGGGGGCCGGGTATTGATGGTGCGCCAGTACCGCTACGCCATCGGCCAGGACTTGCTCGAATTTCCGGCGGGGATCGTCGAGGCGGGCGAAGATCCCGCCCACGCCGCCCGCCGCGAACTGGCGGAGGAGACCGGCCTGGAGGCGGCGCGTTGGGTGACGCTGCCGCCGGTCTTTCGCATGCCGGGCAACTCCAACGAACGCACCCACTTTTATCTGGCCGCCGAGCTTTCCCCCGCCAGCGGCTACGGCATCGATCCCGAGGAGGAGATTGCCCTGGAGTGGCTGGCGGTGGAAGAATTCGAAAGCCGCGTCCTCTCAGGCCGCATCGAAGACGGCAAAAGCCTGATTCTCTGGCTTTTGGCTCAACCGTACCTGCAGCGATGA
- a CDS encoding shikimate dehydrogenase: MMSDSPAIRGTTRLLGLLGYPVGHSLSPAMHNAALARLGLDLIYVPLPVAPADLSQAVAGLRRAGFVGFNVTIPHKQAIVPLLDTLTPEAKGAGAVNTVRIETDGSLTGTNTDIEGFIGPIKTLPFQGAATILGCGGSALAVALGCAQLGFTRIHVVGRDLAKLAAFKSHLHPATTVEIYLWEQLESLLPGTGLLINTTPVGMVPATEASPLEDLGGLPPKACVYDLIYRPRPTRLLQLAAARSLQTFDGLGMLVAQAEGAFHFWTGCKPPADLMQIAAEKTLAMD, from the coding sequence ATGATGTCCGACTCTCCAGCTATTCGCGGCACTACCCGGCTGTTGGGCCTGTTGGGGTATCCGGTCGGCCATTCGCTGTCCCCGGCGATGCACAACGCCGCCCTCGCCCGCCTCGGCCTCGACCTAATCTACGTGCCCCTGCCGGTGGCCCCCGCCGATTTATCCCAGGCGGTGGCGGGTTTGCGGCGCGCGGGCTTCGTGGGCTTCAACGTCACCATTCCCCACAAGCAGGCGATCGTACCTTTGCTCGACACACTGACTCCCGAGGCCAAGGGCGCCGGTGCAGTCAACACCGTGCGCATCGAAACCGACGGGAGCCTCACCGGCACCAACACCGATATCGAAGGCTTCATTGGTCCGATTAAAACGTTGCCGTTTCAAGGAGCGGCCACTATCCTCGGCTGCGGCGGCTCCGCCCTCGCAGTCGCCCTGGGCTGTGCTCAACTGGGATTCACGCGCATCCACGTCGTCGGCCGCGACCTTGCCAAACTGGCTGCTTTCAAATCGCACCTGCATCCCGCCACCACCGTCGAAATTTATCTTTGGGAGCAGCTAGAATCGCTGCTGCCTGGGACGGGGTTACTGATCAACACCACGCCCGTCGGCATGGTCCCGGCCACAGAAGCGAGTCCGCTCGAAGATTTGGGGGGGTTGCCGCCGAAAGCCTGCGTCTACGACCTGATTTACCGGCCGCGCCCAACCCGGCTGTTGCAGCTGGCGGCGGCGCGTTCGCTCCAAACCTTCGACGGTCTGGGCATGCTCGTAGCCCAGGCTGAAGGGGCTTTTCATTTCTGGACAGGCTGCAAGCCGCCCGCAGACTTGATGCAAATCGCGGCCGAAAAGACCCTGGCAATGGACTGA
- a CDS encoding LptA/OstA family protein, translating to MLMDEISSASCAMVPGTSGARGIIGKSEGWLKMGRMALWAISALMAASVLMSQAIAAQTASRAGAGGGGQLKITSDIQEADTKSGVVIARGNVRIEYPARKVVATAEKATYLRDEKKIILSGNVRVVQDENRMNAEVMTYFIDKGLFDAQPPSGKQVEAVYTVPPSEDPQEPPQKTSESKPQQ from the coding sequence ATGCTCATGGACGAAATCTCTTCGGCTTCCTGCGCCATGGTACCGGGTACGTCCGGCGCTCGTGGCATCATAGGAAAAAGTGAGGGTTGGTTGAAGATGGGACGAATGGCACTTTGGGCAATAAGCGCGCTGATGGCCGCGAGTGTTCTAATGTCCCAGGCAATTGCCGCCCAGACCGCGAGCCGGGCCGGTGCCGGCGGCGGGGGACAGCTTAAAATCACTTCCGATATTCAAGAAGCCGATACCAAGTCCGGCGTCGTCATCGCCCGCGGCAACGTGCGCATCGAATATCCGGCGCGCAAGGTGGTGGCGACCGCCGAAAAAGCGACCTATCTGAGGGACGAGAAGAAGATCATCCTCTCGGGAAACGTACGCGTTGTGCAGGATGAAAACCGCATGAACGCCGAGGTGATGACTTATTTTATCGACAAGGGTCTGTTTGATGCCCAGCCTCCTTCGGGTAAACAGGTAGAAGCCGTCTACACTGTTCCACCGTCCGAAGATCCGCAGGAGCCGCCGCAGAAAACCTCCGAATCCAAGCCGCAGCAGTGA
- a CDS encoding ribbon-helix-helix domain-containing protein, protein MHRRSVKIIRTTLALPADLLEAMDLEVQRGAFHSRNEFTAFAVRRELAALERGRIDAEFAAMAEDPHYQQQARTLAEEFAFADWEALQLGEGEPDP, encoded by the coding sequence ATGCACCGGCGTTCCGTCAAAATTATTCGCACCACGTTGGCGCTACCGGCAGATCTACTAGAAGCAATGGATCTTGAAGTGCAACGCGGTGCATTCCACAGCCGCAACGAATTCACGGCTTTTGCCGTGCGCCGGGAGCTTGCAGCGCTGGAGCGTGGCCGAATTGATGCCGAATTTGCAGCCATGGCCGAGGATCCACATTACCAGCAGCAAGCAAGGACTCTGGCGGAGGAATTCGCTTTTGCCGACTGGGAGGCACTGCAGTTGGGCGAGGGCGAGCCAGATCCTTGA
- the lptB gene encoding LPS export ABC transporter ATP-binding protein — MKITVDRISKQYSKRVVVDAVSLAVEQGEVVGLLGPNGAGKTTTFYMITGLEKPDSGRIELDERDITTLPMHRRARLGIGYLPQQQSIFRRLSVEENILLVLEQTRVPRKFWRKRLEELLEEFGITTIRKSLGVQVSGGESRRVEIARALAAGMEGPQFLLLDEPFAGIDPIAVSDIQKMIARLRDRGIGILITDHNVRATLTTTDRAYIMAQGRVFAAGTPAEMAVNPLVRQYYLGEDFQL; from the coding sequence GTGAAAATCACCGTCGATCGAATCTCCAAACAGTACAGCAAGCGGGTCGTGGTCGACGCGGTGAGCCTTGCCGTCGAGCAGGGTGAAGTGGTAGGGCTACTTGGCCCCAACGGCGCGGGCAAAACCACGACGTTCTATATGATCACGGGCCTGGAGAAGCCCGACAGCGGCAGAATTGAGCTGGACGAGCGCGACATCACCACCCTGCCGATGCACCGGCGCGCCCGGCTCGGCATTGGCTATCTGCCGCAGCAGCAGAGCATCTTTCGCCGCTTGAGTGTCGAAGAAAATATTCTGCTGGTGCTCGAGCAGACGCGCGTACCCCGCAAGTTCTGGCGCAAGCGCCTGGAGGAACTGCTGGAGGAATTTGGCATCACTACCATCCGCAAAAGCCTGGGTGTCCAGGTTTCAGGCGGCGAGTCGCGCCGGGTCGAAATCGCCCGGGCCCTAGCGGCGGGCATGGAGGGGCCGCAGTTTTTGCTGCTCGATGAACCGTTCGCCGGCATCGATCCGATCGCCGTCTCCGACATCCAGAAGATGATCGCCAGGTTGCGCGATCGGGGCATCGGCATTTTGATCACCGACCACAACGTGCGCGCCACCCTCACCACCACCGATCGGGCCTACATCATGGCCCAGGGGCGGGTCTTCGCCGCCGGCACCCCCGCCGAGATGGCCGTCAATCCGCTGGTGCGCCAGTACTACCTGGGCGAAGATTTTCAGCTTTAA
- a CDS encoding phospholipase D-like domain-containing protein translates to MLLWCLAGGLLIISLWVRWQPQSPLGPAGSAGSQAPALPQHPLIRVYFNQARSGRYVDYRGLERPGDDLERRIVEEIGRARSSVDIAIHELNLPEIALALGECDRRGVAVRVILEHTYHRDFASVAFPNRLKSADREAYDRWRQFVDANGDSRVDYGELQKRDAVGILRQAKIAVIDDTDGGTRGSGIMHHKFLIIDNRRVVTGSTNFTTSDVHGDPADPRTLGNVNHLIVIESAQVAGLFAAEFAWMWGDGPGGAPDSLFGRRKPVRPLQSMEVGEARIGVQFGPGEGEAGINALIARQVTKTRRSLDFALFVFSAPEIAEAIRRAAGRGVRVRGALDSGFAYRDYSMGFDLWGMRSCAAKKPHPIRSVGVALLPRGDKLHHKFALLDNGTVLTGSHNWSAAADRRNDESFLVIESPIVAAHFRREFERLYSRVLLGPPKRGPKTLTCTQAQTT, encoded by the coding sequence ATGCTCCTCTGGTGTCTCGCCGGGGGACTGCTCATCATCTCGCTTTGGGTGCGCTGGCAGCCCCAGTCGCCCCTCGGTCCGGCCGGTTCGGCCGGCTCCCAGGCACCGGCTTTGCCGCAGCACCCGCTGATCCGGGTCTACTTCAACCAGGCGCGCTCCGGGCGCTACGTCGATTACCGGGGTCTGGAGCGCCCCGGCGACGATCTGGAGCGGCGCATCGTCGAAGAAATCGGCCGTGCCCGCTCCAGCGTCGATATCGCCATTCACGAGTTGAATTTACCGGAAATCGCCCTGGCGCTCGGCGAATGCGATCGGCGCGGGGTGGCCGTGCGCGTCATCTTGGAGCACACCTACCACCGCGACTTCGCGTCTGTGGCTTTTCCGAATCGCCTCAAAAGCGCCGATCGCGAAGCCTACGACCGGTGGCGGCAATTCGTAGATGCCAATGGCGACAGCCGGGTCGATTATGGCGAATTGCAGAAGCGCGATGCCGTCGGGATCTTGAGGCAGGCCAAGATTGCGGTGATTGACGACACCGACGGCGGTACGCGCGGCAGCGGCATCATGCACCACAAGTTTTTGATCATCGACAACCGCCGCGTCGTCACCGGCTCAACCAATTTCACCACCAGCGACGTCCACGGCGACCCGGCCGACCCGCGCACCCTGGGCAACGTCAATCATTTGATTGTGATCGAAAGCGCCCAGGTGGCCGGGCTATTTGCCGCAGAGTTCGCCTGGATGTGGGGGGACGGACCGGGCGGCGCTCCCGACAGCCTGTTCGGGCGGCGCAAGCCTGTCCGCCCATTGCAATCGATGGAGGTGGGCGAGGCGCGCATCGGTGTGCAGTTCGGCCCTGGGGAGGGCGAGGCGGGCATCAACGCCCTGATTGCCCGTCAGGTGACGAAGACGCGCCGATCGCTCGATTTTGCCCTGTTCGTCTTCAGCGCCCCCGAAATCGCCGAAGCGATCCGGCGTGCCGCCGGGCGTGGAGTGCGGGTGCGCGGCGCCCTCGACAGCGGATTTGCCTACCGCGATTACTCGATGGGCTTTGATCTGTGGGGAATGCGCTCATGTGCTGCGAAGAAACCTCACCCGATTCGATCGGTCGGAGTGGCGCTCCTGCCGCGCGGCGACAAACTTCACCACAAGTTTGCCCTTCTCGATAACGGCACGGTCCTCACAGGCTCCCACAACTGGTCGGCCGCCGCCGATCGGCGCAACGACGAAAGTTTTTTGGTTATCGAAAGCCCTATCGTCGCCGCCCACTTCCGGCGCGAGTTCGAGCGGCTGTATAGTCGCGTACTGCTCGGTCCACCGAAACGCGGCCCGAAAACCCTCACCTGTACCCAAGCGCAAACCACCTGA
- a CDS encoding L-threonylcarbamoyladenylate synthase, whose translation MAEDFLNLVDFAAYLRAGGVGAMPTDTVPGLVCLPEYAEQIYALKGRDEHKPLILLGAAAADLAFYTAPWRSEWTDLAERGWPGALTLVLPAGGRVPAAVHRGGRTVGVRIPNHPDTCALLAKTGPLASTSANRSGQPVLSEPQAIRRTFAGVALLAGTYRGSGTASTVVRWKDDGWQVLRQGDFKL comes from the coding sequence ATGGCTGAGGATTTTCTGAATCTGGTGGATTTTGCCGCCTACCTGCGCGCAGGCGGTGTAGGAGCAATGCCCACCGACACAGTGCCGGGCCTGGTCTGCCTGCCCGAGTACGCCGAGCAAATTTACGCCCTCAAAGGTCGCGACGAGCATAAGCCGCTCATTTTGCTGGGGGCGGCGGCGGCGGATCTGGCTTTCTACACCGCACCATGGCGCTCGGAGTGGACAGACCTGGCCGAGCGGGGTTGGCCCGGAGCCTTGACGCTGGTGCTGCCTGCGGGCGGCCGGGTGCCTGCCGCCGTCCACCGGGGGGGCAGGACTGTCGGCGTGCGCATCCCGAACCATCCCGACACCTGCGCACTGCTCGCAAAAACCGGTCCCCTCGCTTCCACCAGTGCCAACCGCTCGGGCCAACCGGTGCTCAGCGAACCGCAAGCGATCCGCCGGACCTTTGCTGGGGTGGCACTGCTCGCAGGCACCTACCGCGGCAGCGGCACCGCCTCGACGGTGGTCCGCTGGAAGGACGACGGCTGGCAGGTGCTGCGCCAGGGTGATTTCAAGTTATAA
- a CDS encoding undecaprenyl-diphosphate phosphatase — translation MQQQIGIFEAIVLGFVQGITEYFPISSTAHLRVVPALLGWGDPGTAYSAVIQLGSLLAVLTYFYKDLVEILSGTVRALRTGDTQSREVRQFWGIILGTIPIVIAGLALKSTLEAPASPLRALSVIAVASIVMAALLWLSERLGKRTRTMKGIRVIDGILIGCAQALALVPGVSRSGSTLTAALFLGFQRADGARFSFLLAIPAIFLSGLLELKVLVDEGFSGGIGPIVAGFVSSTIFSYLAIAWLLKFLQTRSTLVFVIYRFFFGAMLLALLAAGLLPDIEPVRQALNLP, via the coding sequence ATGCAGCAGCAGATAGGCATCTTCGAAGCCATTGTGCTCGGGTTTGTGCAGGGGATCACCGAGTACTTTCCGATCAGCAGCACCGCCCACCTGCGGGTCGTACCGGCCCTGCTGGGCTGGGGCGATCCGGGCACGGCTTATTCGGCGGTGATCCAGCTGGGCAGTCTGCTCGCGGTGCTCACGTACTTCTATAAAGATCTCGTCGAGATCCTCTCCGGGACGGTGCGGGCTTTGCGCACCGGGGACACCCAGTCGCGCGAGGTGCGCCAGTTCTGGGGAATTATTCTGGGCACGATCCCGATTGTGATCGCGGGACTCGCCCTCAAATCCACCCTCGAAGCCCCCGCCTCGCCCCTCAGGGCGCTCAGTGTGATTGCCGTCGCCTCGATTGTGATGGCGGCCTTGCTGTGGCTCTCGGAGCGCCTGGGTAAGCGGACGCGCACGATGAAGGGCATCCGGGTGATCGACGGCATCTTGATCGGTTGTGCCCAGGCGCTGGCCCTGGTGCCGGGGGTCTCCCGCTCCGGCTCGACGCTCACGGCCGCATTGTTTCTGGGCTTTCAGCGCGCGGACGGAGCGCGCTTCTCGTTTTTGCTCGCCATCCCGGCGATTTTCTTGAGCGGCCTGCTCGAACTGAAGGTACTGGTCGACGAAGGCTTCAGCGGCGGTATCGGCCCGATTGTGGCGGGCTTTGTCTCTTCGACCATCTTCAGTTATCTGGCCATCGCCTGGCTGCTCAAGTTTTTGCAGACGCGCTCGACGCTCGTCTTTGTGATTTATCGATTTTTCTTTGGCGCCATGCTGCTTGCGCTATTGGCAGCCGGGTTACTGCCGGACATCGAGCCGGTGCGCCAGGCGCTCAATCTTCCATGA
- a CDS encoding prolyl oligopeptidase family serine peptidase, translating to MGSYRLRWPGALLALVLILSGGGGTESVASTPPPATRTEPVSSTYGALKVEDPYRWLEKATSPEVQRWIDAQNAHAEKVLSRYPERETIAERVRALSLTSEQRTKPQLVGNQLFYLRQVPPQEQPVLVSQPWPTGKARVLVDPNRGGGLTAVTEFWPSPSGHYVAYGTADKGTEDTVIRVVDGRTGRMLPEVLRRAGGGTTPSDLVWDADEKGFIYTRFPVDSVAPFNVALFHHRLGTPASRDTLQFGAGLSPYAEYDLLASKDHKYVAALVMAGDGEPQSLYVREADEWLPLLKPREGVIAGTFLGERILVIATGGSPKGRVVVVEGGTFRTLVREGDWAMRDIAPLGESGFLVTEVWGADWRVRQFDKDGRFVRTLSLPASGIGIDAIASDERSSEALVAYSGWTEPGRWVRYDGTAGKSSEMFAVKAAADYSGVKATKIEALSKDGTRVPVTVLARQGTTPDGTAPAILYGYGGYGISVRPTFLGANLAWLERGGVYAVANLRGGGEFGEQWHLDGRLTRKQNVFDDFVAAAEALVQTRWVAPDKLGILGGSNGGLLVGAALTQRPELLRAAVGQVGIYDMLRVELHPNGAFNVTEFGTVDNPDQFAALYAYSPLHRVKDGTAYPAVLLLTGENDPRVDAYQSRKMAARLQAATRSDHPVALITRRAAGHGVGASFSQRTGDRAAALIFFAGELGLP from the coding sequence ATGGGCAGTTACAGGCTGAGATGGCCGGGAGCGCTTCTGGCGCTGGTGCTGATCCTTTCGGGCGGCGGCGGCACCGAGTCGGTGGCGAGCACCCCGCCGCCTGCCACCCGCACCGAGCCGGTGAGCAGTACCTACGGCGCGCTGAAGGTGGAAGATCCCTACCGCTGGCTTGAAAAAGCCACATCCCCCGAAGTCCAGCGCTGGATCGACGCCCAGAACGCCCATGCCGAAAAGGTGCTCAGCCGCTACCCCGAGCGGGAGACAATCGCTGAGCGCGTGCGCGCCCTGTCGCTTACTTCCGAGCAACGCACCAAGCCGCAGCTGGTGGGCAATCAACTTTTTTATCTGCGCCAGGTGCCGCCCCAGGAGCAACCGGTATTGGTATCGCAGCCCTGGCCCACCGGCAAGGCACGGGTACTGGTCGATCCCAACCGCGGGGGCGGCCTCACCGCCGTCACCGAATTTTGGCCCTCGCCTTCCGGCCACTACGTAGCCTACGGCACCGCCGACAAAGGCACCGAAGACACGGTGATTCGGGTAGTCGATGGGCGCACGGGCCGAATGCTCCCGGAGGTGCTCCGGCGGGCGGGCGGGGGTACCACCCCCTCGGATCTCGTCTGGGACGCCGATGAAAAAGGTTTTATCTACACGCGCTTTCCGGTGGACAGCGTCGCTCCGTTCAATGTGGCGCTCTTTCACCACCGCCTGGGCACCCCCGCCTCCCGGGACACACTGCAGTTCGGTGCAGGCCTGTCGCCCTACGCCGAGTACGACCTGCTCGCCTCCAAAGACCACAAGTACGTTGCTGCTCTGGTGATGGCCGGTGACGGCGAACCCCAATCGCTCTACGTGCGCGAGGCAGACGAGTGGCTGCCGCTGCTCAAGCCGCGCGAAGGGGTGATCGCCGGCACGTTCCTGGGGGAACGCATTCTGGTGATTGCCACCGGCGGCTCGCCGAAGGGCCGGGTGGTCGTCGTCGAAGGGGGCACCTTCCGGACGCTGGTGCGCGAGGGCGACTGGGCGATGCGCGACATCGCGCCGCTCGGGGAGAGTGGCTTTCTGGTCACCGAGGTCTGGGGAGCCGATTGGCGGGTGCGCCAGTTCGACAAAGACGGCCGGTTCGTGCGCACACTTTCGCTACCCGCAAGCGGCATCGGCATCGATGCCATTGCCTCGGATGAGCGCTCATCCGAGGCACTCGTGGCCTACTCAGGCTGGACCGAACCGGGCCGCTGGGTGCGCTACGACGGTACCGCCGGCAAGTCGAGCGAAATGTTTGCAGTCAAAGCGGCGGCGGACTATTCGGGTGTAAAAGCTACCAAAATCGAAGCGCTGTCTAAAGACGGCACCCGCGTGCCGGTGACGGTGCTTGCTAGGCAGGGCACGACCCCCGACGGCACCGCCCCGGCCATTCTCTACGGCTACGGCGGCTACGGCATCAGTGTGCGGCCGACGTTTCTGGGAGCGAACCTGGCCTGGCTCGAACGGGGCGGCGTCTACGCGGTGGCCAATCTGCGCGGCGGCGGCGAATTTGGCGAACAGTGGCACCTGGATGGCCGACTTACCCGCAAGCAAAATGTCTTCGACGATTTTGTCGCGGCGGCTGAAGCGCTGGTGCAAACGCGCTGGGTTGCCCCCGACAAACTGGGCATCCTGGGAGGCAGCAACGGCGGCTTACTAGTAGGAGCAGCCCTCACCCAGAGGCCGGAACTGTTGCGGGCGGCGGTCGGCCAGGTGGGCATCTACGACATGCTGCGCGTCGAGTTGCACCCGAACGGCGCCTTCAACGTCACCGAGTTTGGGACGGTCGACAATCCCGACCAGTTCGCCGCCCTTTACGCCTACTCGCCTTTGCACCGGGTCAAAGACGGCACCGCCTATCCGGCCGTGCTGCTGTTGACCGGCGAGAACGACCCGCGCGTGGATGCTTACCAGTCGCGCAAGATGGCCGCACGGCTGCAGGCGGCCACCCGCTCGGACCACCCGGTGGCGCTGATTACCCGCCGCGCCGCGGGCCACGGCGTCGGTGCGTCGTTCAGCCAGCGCACCGGCGACCGCGCCGCGGCGCTGATCTTCTTTGCGGGCGAACTGGGGTTGCCGTGA
- a CDS encoding adenylosuccinate synthase has product MANVIVVGAQWGDEGKGKITDLLSVSADVVVRYQGGINAGHTVCVGEQTFKLHLIPSGILYPETRCVIASGTVVDPKVLLEEIRHLEQLGISTKNLFIAETAHVTMPYHRLIDIAEEERRGKNRIGTTGRGIGPTYADKSDRTGFRVLDLMQPEGFREKLEWIVPLKNVLLERLYNLPPLAVDQVAEQYLAYAEQLRPYVIDASLLIDQAVRTHRNILFEGAQGTLLDLDHGTYPYVTSSNPVAGGACVGAGVGPTIIDRVIGVAKAYTTRVGEGPFPTELRDEIGRHLGERGAEFGTTTGRPRRCGWFDAVIGRYAVRINGLDCLAITKLDVLDELESIKVCVAYHCPSKTVEEFPSDANLFGRCEPVYETLPGWKEPTGHCRTLEELPPKARDYLEFLAHQMKTPIALVSVGANREQTIIVEDPIHGPKRGLLGHNGD; this is encoded by the coding sequence TTGGCTAACGTAATCGTGGTCGGCGCCCAGTGGGGCGACGAAGGAAAGGGCAAGATCACCGATCTGCTCAGTGTCTCGGCGGATGTCGTCGTCCGCTACCAGGGAGGCATCAATGCCGGGCACACTGTTTGTGTCGGCGAGCAGACCTTCAAGTTGCATTTGATTCCCTCGGGCATCCTCTACCCGGAGACGCGCTGTGTGATCGCCTCCGGCACGGTGGTCGATCCCAAGGTTCTACTCGAAGAGATCCGGCACCTTGAGCAGTTGGGCATCTCGACGAAGAATTTGTTCATCGCCGAAACGGCCCACGTCACGATGCCCTATCACCGGCTCATCGACATCGCCGAGGAGGAGCGTCGGGGCAAAAACCGCATCGGCACCACCGGCCGCGGTATCGGCCCGACCTACGCCGACAAGTCCGACCGCACAGGTTTTCGGGTGCTCGATTTGATGCAACCGGAGGGCTTTCGCGAAAAACTCGAATGGATCGTGCCCCTCAAGAACGTCTTGCTCGAGAGGCTCTACAACCTGCCGCCGCTCGCGGTCGATCAGGTAGCCGAGCAGTATCTGGCCTACGCCGAGCAACTGAGGCCTTACGTTATCGACGCCTCGCTGCTGATCGACCAGGCGGTGCGCACCCACCGGAACATTCTCTTTGAGGGCGCCCAGGGCACCCTGCTCGATCTCGACCACGGCACCTACCCCTACGTCACCTCCTCCAACCCGGTGGCGGGCGGTGCCTGCGTCGGGGCGGGGGTTGGACCCACGATCATCGACCGGGTGATCGGGGTGGCCAAGGCGTACACCACCCGCGTCGGCGAAGGCCCGTTTCCGACCGAGTTGCGCGACGAGATCGGCCGCCACCTCGGGGAGCGCGGCGCCGAATTCGGCACCACCACCGGCAGGCCGCGCCGCTGCGGCTGGTTCGACGCGGTGATCGGCCGCTACGCCGTGCGCATCAACGGCCTCGACTGCCTGGCCATCACCAAGCTCGACGTGCTCGACGAACTGGAGAGCATCAAAGTCTGCGTCGCTTACCACTGCCCGAGCAAGACGGTCGAAGAATTTCCGAGCGACGCCAATCTGTTCGGCCGCTGCGAACCGGTCTACGAGACTCTGCCCGGCTGGAAAGAACCGACCGGCCACTGCCGCACCCTCGAGGAGTTGCCGCCCAAGGCGCGCGACTATCTCGAATTTCTCGCCCACCAGATGAAGACGCCCATCGCCCTGGTCTCGGTCGGTGCCAACCGCGAGCAGACGATCATCGTCGAAGATCCGATCCATGGCCCCAAGCGCGGACTGCTCGGGCACAACGGCGATTAG
- a CDS encoding type II toxin-antitoxin system PemK/MazF family toxin, whose protein sequence is MRRGAVYQARLDPTEGSEQAGTRPVIVVSRNAINTASPVILAVPCTTYRAGQRLYPSQVLLRAPAGGLEVDSLALGEQVRVLAKSRLLRLRGELPIEAMQSLERALMIALDLPIEPRSF, encoded by the coding sequence TTGAGAAGGGGCGCAGTGTACCAGGCTCGCCTCGATCCGACCGAGGGCTCCGAGCAGGCAGGAACGCGCCCTGTTATCGTTGTCAGCCGCAACGCCATCAATACTGCCAGTCCGGTGATTCTAGCGGTTCCCTGCACGACCTACCGGGCGGGACAGCGCCTGTATCCAAGTCAGGTACTATTGCGCGCTCCCGCAGGTGGTCTCGAGGTTGACTCGCTGGCCCTTGGGGAGCAGGTGCGTGTCCTCGCAAAAAGCCGTCTGCTGCGTCTGCGCGGCGAGTTGCCGATCGAGGCGATGCAGTCATTGGAGCGGGCACTGATGATCGCTCTGGATTTGCCGATTGAACCTCGAAGTTTTTAG
- a CDS encoding SIMPL domain-containing protein, with the protein MDDPIQTLSMPVYLSSCLLGLALLLALAFPACAQEVQPERTLTVSGRGVASLPFTDAVFNLGVQAEGRTAADAQAQLRERINPLVARLKQLQVQKLATTSVQLYPRYSDPTPKDGPSQVVGFTASSNLQFQVPLAQAGTVLDAAVGSGANVVQNLSFTAPDAQYAEARADALARAVADARAQAEVVLKSLGLAAKQVRTVQVGSPPRQPPMPFIKASRPIEADSMPIEGGAAEVEATVTLQISY; encoded by the coding sequence GTGGACGATCCAATTCAGACACTGTCGATGCCGGTCTATTTATCCTCCTGCTTGTTGGGCCTGGCGCTGCTTTTGGCCCTCGCTTTTCCCGCCTGCGCTCAAGAAGTCCAGCCCGAGCGCACGTTGACGGTCAGTGGCCGCGGGGTCGCCTCGCTGCCGTTTACCGACGCCGTCTTCAACCTCGGGGTGCAGGCCGAGGGCCGCACCGCCGCCGATGCCCAGGCGCAGTTGCGCGAGCGCATCAATCCGCTGGTCGCCCGCCTCAAACAATTGCAGGTGCAAAAGCTTGCAACCACCAGCGTGCAACTGTATCCCCGCTACAGCGACCCCACCCCCAAAGACGGCCCCAGCCAGGTCGTGGGCTTTACGGCGAGCAGCAATCTCCAGTTTCAGGTGCCCCTTGCCCAGGCCGGCACCGTCCTCGATGCGGCCGTAGGCAGCGGCGCCAACGTCGTCCAGAACCTGAGCTTCACCGCCCCGGACGCGCAGTACGCCGAGGCGCGCGCTGACGCCCTCGCGCGGGCGGTCGCCGACGCCCGCGCCCAGGCGGAGGTGGTGCTCAAGAGTTTGGGACTGGCGGCCAAACAGGTGCGCACCGTCCAGGTCGGGAGCCCTCCCCGCCAGCCGCCGATGCCCTTTATCAAAGCCTCCAGGCCCATCGAAGCAGACTCCATGCCCATCGAGGGGGGTGCCGCCGAGGTCGAAGCGACGGTCACTTTGCAAATTAGCTATTGA